The Rhodopseudomonas palustris genome window below encodes:
- a CDS encoding valine--tRNA ligase, with protein sequence MIEKTYQPAEIEGRIARAWEDAEAFKAGRADRRDAEPYSIVIPPPNVTGSLHMGHALNNTLQDILCRFERMRGRDVLWQPGTDHAGIATQMVVERQLMERQEPGRREMGRAKFLERVWQWKAESGGVIVNQLKRLGASCDWSRERFTMDEGLSRAVAKVFVELHRQGLIYKDKRLVNWDPKLLTAISDLEVQQIEVKGNLWHLRYPLEGVPFDPENPSSYIVVATTRPETMLGDTAVAVNPEDGRYVDLIGKHVILPLVGRRIPIVADEYSDPEKGSGAVKITPAHDFNDFEVGRRHHLPQINVLDIEGRIAVADNSAYLEGLPEGAREFAEEIDGEDRFAARKIIVQRLDDFGFLEKIEPNVHMVPHGDRSGVVIEPFLTDQWYVDAKTMAQPAIAAVRSGATTFVPKNWEKTYFEWMENIQPWCISRQLWWGHQIPAWYGPDGKVFVAETEEEAVGNALGYYVEQEVLTPEQAHAMTQDAALRENFITRDEDVLDTWFSSALWPFSTLGWPDETPELERYYPTNVLVTGFDIIFFWVARMMMMGLHFKNDVPFPTVYIHALVRDEKGAKMSKSKGNVIDPLNLIEQYGADALRFTLAAMAAQGRDIKLASSRVEGYRNFATKLWNACRFAEMNGCAAPKDFDYTTAKETLNRWIAHETVRATREVTEAIESYRFNDAAGAAYRFVWNVYCDWYLELAKPVLMGEESPAKAETRAMVAWARDEILKLLHPFMPFITEELWAVTAPRDGLLVLAPWSRKSGMSDDQLAVMTASAASDPMVGAALLSIPTAVPDFTDDAAEAEIGWVVDLVSAMRSVRAEMNITPATLTPLVLVGASAATRGRAERWSDVIKRLARVGEISFADAAPQGAVQLLVRGDVAALPLKGLIDFAAEQARLDKELGKAEADIKRAEAKLANEKFVANAAEEVVEEEREKREAAIARKMKILEALLRIKNAS encoded by the coding sequence ATGATCGAGAAAACCTACCAGCCCGCCGAGATCGAAGGCCGCATCGCGCGCGCCTGGGAAGACGCCGAGGCGTTCAAGGCCGGCCGCGCCGACCGCCGCGACGCCGAGCCCTATTCGATCGTGATCCCGCCGCCGAACGTCACCGGCTCGCTGCATATGGGCCACGCGCTCAACAACACGCTGCAGGACATTCTGTGCCGGTTCGAGCGGATGCGCGGCCGCGACGTGCTGTGGCAGCCCGGCACCGACCACGCCGGCATCGCCACCCAGATGGTGGTCGAGCGGCAGCTGATGGAGCGCCAGGAGCCGGGCCGCCGCGAAATGGGCCGGGCGAAATTCCTGGAGCGGGTCTGGCAGTGGAAGGCCGAGAGCGGCGGCGTCATCGTCAATCAGCTCAAGCGGCTCGGCGCGTCCTGCGACTGGTCGCGCGAGCGCTTCACCATGGACGAGGGCCTGTCCCGCGCGGTCGCCAAGGTGTTCGTCGAGCTGCACCGGCAGGGGCTGATCTACAAGGACAAGCGGCTGGTCAATTGGGACCCGAAGCTGCTCACCGCGATCTCCGATCTCGAAGTGCAGCAGATCGAGGTCAAGGGCAATCTCTGGCATCTGCGCTATCCGCTCGAAGGAGTCCCCTTCGATCCCGAGAATCCGTCGAGCTACATCGTCGTCGCGACCACCCGTCCGGAGACGATGCTCGGCGACACCGCGGTGGCGGTGAATCCGGAGGATGGGCGCTATGTCGATCTGATCGGCAAGCACGTCATCCTGCCGCTGGTCGGCCGGCGGATTCCGATCGTCGCCGACGAATATTCCGATCCCGAGAAGGGTTCGGGCGCGGTGAAGATCACGCCGGCACACGACTTCAACGATTTCGAGGTCGGCCGCCGTCACCATCTGCCGCAGATCAACGTTCTCGATATCGAGGGCCGGATCGCGGTCGCCGACAACAGCGCCTATCTCGAGGGGCTGCCGGAGGGCGCGCGCGAATTCGCCGAGGAAATCGACGGCGAGGACCGCTTCGCCGCGCGAAAAATCATCGTGCAGCGGCTCGACGATTTCGGCTTCCTGGAGAAGATCGAGCCCAACGTCCACATGGTGCCGCATGGCGACCGTTCGGGCGTGGTGATCGAGCCTTTCCTGACCGACCAGTGGTACGTCGACGCCAAGACGATGGCGCAGCCGGCGATCGCCGCGGTGCGCTCGGGCGCGACGACGTTCGTGCCGAAGAACTGGGAGAAGACCTATTTCGAGTGGATGGAGAACATCCAGCCGTGGTGCATCTCGCGGCAATTGTGGTGGGGCCATCAGATCCCGGCCTGGTACGGCCCGGACGGCAAGGTGTTCGTCGCCGAGACCGAGGAAGAGGCGGTCGGCAACGCGCTCGGCTATTACGTCGAGCAGGAAGTGCTGACGCCGGAGCAGGCGCATGCGATGACGCAGGATGCAGCGTTGCGCGAAAACTTCATCACGCGCGATGAAGATGTGCTCGACACCTGGTTTTCCTCGGCGCTGTGGCCGTTCTCGACGCTCGGCTGGCCGGACGAGACGCCCGAACTGGAGCGTTACTATCCGACCAATGTGCTGGTCACCGGCTTCGACATCATCTTCTTCTGGGTCGCCCGGATGATGATGATGGGGCTGCACTTCAAGAACGACGTGCCGTTCCCGACGGTCTACATCCACGCCCTCGTCCGCGACGAGAAGGGCGCCAAGATGTCGAAGTCGAAAGGCAACGTCATCGATCCGCTCAACCTGATCGAGCAATACGGCGCCGACGCGCTGCGTTTCACGCTGGCGGCGATGGCGGCGCAGGGCCGCGACATCAAGCTGGCGTCGAGCCGCGTCGAAGGCTATCGCAACTTCGCCACCAAGCTGTGGAACGCCTGCCGCTTCGCCGAGATGAACGGCTGCGCCGCGCCGAAGGATTTCGACTACACCACGGCGAAAGAGACGCTGAACCGCTGGATCGCGCACGAGACCGTGCGCGCGACGCGCGAGGTCACCGAGGCCATCGAGAGCTATCGCTTCAACGACGCGGCGGGCGCGGCCTATCGGTTCGTCTGGAACGTGTATTGCGACTGGTATCTCGAACTCGCCAAGCCTGTCTTGATGGGCGAGGAGAGTCCGGCCAAGGCCGAAACCCGCGCGATGGTGGCGTGGGCGCGCGACGAGATCCTCAAGCTGCTGCATCCGTTCATGCCGTTCATCACCGAGGAGCTGTGGGCGGTCACCGCGCCGCGGGACGGCCTGCTGGTGCTGGCGCCGTGGTCGCGCAAATCCGGGATGAGTGACGATCAGCTCGCGGTGATGACCGCGTCGGCGGCGAGCGATCCGATGGTCGGGGCGGCGCTGCTCAGCATTCCGACCGCGGTGCCGGACTTCACCGACGATGCCGCCGAGGCCGAGATCGGCTGGGTGGTCGATCTGGTCAGCGCGATGCGTTCGGTGCGCGCCGAAATGAACATCACGCCGGCGACGCTGACGCCGCTGGTGCTGGTCGGCGCCTCCGCCGCCACGCGCGGCCGCGCCGAGCGCTGGAGCGATGTGATCAAGCGGCTGGCCCGGGTCGGCGAGATCTCGTTCGCCGACGCCGCGCCGCAGGGCGCGGTGCAACTGCTGGTGCGCGGCGACGTCGCTGCGTTGCCGCTGAAGGGCCTGATCGACTTCGCCGCCGAGCAGGCGCGGCTCGACAAGGAGCTCGGCAAGGCCGAAGCCGATATCAAGCGCGCCGAAGCCAAGCTCGCCAACGAGAAATTCGTCGCCAACGCCGCCGAAGAAGTCGTCGAGGAAGAGCGCGAGAAGCGCGAGGCCGCGATCGCCCGCAAGATGAAGATCCTCGAAGCGCTGCTGCGGATCAAGAACGCGAGCTGA
- a CDS encoding VOC family protein, translating to MLDHVSITVADIAVAEPFYDAIMAALGVVKVGARGDWLGYGERARPDHPERVYLSIRKGERPEPAYGRHWCFKAASRAAVDAFWQAGLAHGGTDQGAPGLRDYHPGYYAAFLADPDGNRLEAVCHTLG from the coding sequence ATGCTCGACCACGTCTCGATCACCGTTGCCGATATCGCGGTGGCCGAGCCGTTCTACGACGCGATCATGGCGGCACTCGGCGTGGTCAAGGTCGGCGCGCGTGGCGACTGGCTCGGCTATGGCGAGCGTGCCCGGCCGGATCATCCGGAGCGGGTCTATCTGTCGATCCGCAAAGGTGAGCGGCCGGAGCCGGCCTATGGCCGGCACTGGTGCTTCAAGGCGGCGAGCCGCGCAGCGGTTGATGCGTTCTGGCAGGCCGGACTGGCTCATGGCGGCACCGATCAGGGCGCGCCGGGACTGCGCGACTACCACCCCGGCTACTACGCGGCGTTTCTCGCCGATCCCGACGGCAATCGCCTCGAGGCGGTGTGTCACACCCTCGGCTGA
- a CDS encoding DNA-3-methyladenine glycosylase, which produces MVSSRLPAPAPGALGPLLGRRFFARSVHAVAPELIGATLLFDGVGGVIVEVEAYHHTDPAAHSFGGQTARNAVMFGPPGFAYVYRSYGIHWCVNVVCEAEGSASAVLIRALAPTHGVDAMRKRRGLDDLRSLCSGPGKLTQALGISIAANGLPLDAPPFAIHRKIGEPDIVTGPRIGITKAAELPWRFGLKGSKFLSKVFATR; this is translated from the coding sequence ATGGTCTCCTCCCGCCTTCCCGCCCCGGCGCCCGGCGCGCTCGGCCCGCTGCTCGGCCGGCGCTTCTTCGCGCGCAGCGTGCACGCCGTCGCGCCGGAGCTGATCGGCGCGACGCTGTTGTTCGACGGCGTCGGCGGCGTCATCGTCGAGGTCGAGGCCTATCACCACACCGACCCGGCGGCGCATTCGTTCGGCGGGCAGACCGCGCGCAACGCCGTGATGTTCGGCCCGCCCGGCTTCGCCTATGTCTATCGCTCCTACGGCATCCATTGGTGCGTCAATGTCGTCTGCGAGGCCGAAGGCTCCGCCAGTGCGGTGCTGATCCGCGCGCTGGCGCCGACGCATGGGGTGGATGCGATGCGCAAGCGGCGCGGCCTCGACGATTTGCGCAGCCTCTGTTCCGGCCCCGGCAAGCTGACGCAAGCGCTCGGCATCAGCATCGCCGCAAATGGCCTGCCGCTCGACGCCCCGCCGTTCGCGATCCATCGCAAGATCGGCGAGCCGGACATCGTCACCGGCCCGCGCATCGGCATCACCAAGGCCGCCGAACTTCCGTGGCGGTTCGGGCTGAAGGGCTCGAAATTCTTGAGCAAGGTCTTTGCCACTCGATAG
- the lipA gene encoding lipoyl synthase, whose protein sequence is MVVLVDTVSSTPVRPRHPEKAARPDALSPKKPDWIRVRAPTTRGYGETRSIVKENGLVTVCEEAGCPNIGECWDKKHATFMIMGDTCTRACAFCNVKTGMPGALDPNEPAYVAEATRKLGLQHLVITSVDRDDLADGGAAHFAATIRAVREACPTTTIEILTPDFLRKDGALEVVVAAKPDVFNHNLETVPSRYLSVRPGARYFHSIRLLQRVKELDPTLFTKSGIMVGLGEERHEVLQVMDDLRSAEVDFLTIGQYLQPTRKHHAVMRYVTPDEFGGYAKTAYAKGFLMVSASPMTRSSHHAGDDFAKLRAARAALSR, encoded by the coding sequence ATGGTCGTCCTCGTCGATACGGTGTCATCCACCCCCGTCCGCCCCCGGCATCCGGAGAAGGCGGCGCGGCCGGATGCGCTGTCGCCGAAGAAGCCGGACTGGATCCGCGTCCGCGCGCCGACCACCCGCGGCTATGGCGAGACCCGCTCGATCGTCAAGGAGAATGGCCTCGTCACGGTGTGCGAGGAGGCCGGCTGCCCGAACATCGGCGAGTGCTGGGACAAGAAGCACGCCACCTTCATGATCATGGGGGACACCTGCACCCGGGCCTGCGCGTTCTGCAACGTCAAGACCGGCATGCCCGGCGCGCTCGATCCGAACGAGCCGGCCTATGTGGCCGAAGCGACGCGAAAACTCGGCCTGCAGCATCTGGTGATCACCTCGGTCGACCGCGACGATCTCGCCGACGGCGGCGCCGCGCATTTCGCCGCGACGATCCGCGCGGTGCGCGAGGCCTGCCCGACCACCACGATCGAAATTCTGACGCCGGACTTTTTGCGCAAGGACGGCGCGCTCGAGGTCGTCGTCGCCGCCAAGCCGGACGTGTTCAACCACAATCTCGAAACCGTGCCATCGCGCTACCTGTCGGTGCGGCCGGGCGCGCGCTACTTCCATTCGATCCGGCTGCTGCAGCGGGTGAAGGAACTGGACCCGACGCTGTTCACGAAGTCCGGCATCATGGTCGGGCTCGGCGAGGAGCGCCACGAGGTGCTGCAGGTGATGGACGATCTGCGCTCGGCCGAGGTCGATTTCCTCACCATCGGCCAATATCTGCAGCCGACCCGCAAGCACCACGCGGTGATGCGCTACGTCACGCCGGACGAGTTCGGCGGCTACGCCAAGACCGCCTATGCCAAAGGCTTCCTGATGGTGTCGGCGAGCCCGATGACGCGCTCGTCGCATCACGCCGGCGACGATTTCGCCAAGCTGCGGGCGGCGCGCGCGGCGCTGTCGCGCTGA
- a CDS encoding type II toxin-antitoxin system RatA family toxin, giving the protein MPQFSSKRRVPHSAEQMFDLVADVERYPQFVPLCKALKVRQRTPQDDGTEVIIADMTVSFKLVQETFTSRVTLDRANLKILVEYLQGPFSNLENRWTFVAKTERASEVGFFIAYEFKSRILATLMGAMFDTAFHRFAAAFETRADQVYGGAPKLSRA; this is encoded by the coding sequence ATGCCGCAATTTTCCAGCAAACGCCGCGTGCCGCACAGCGCCGAACAGATGTTCGATCTGGTCGCCGACGTCGAGCGCTATCCGCAATTCGTGCCGCTGTGCAAGGCGCTGAAGGTCCGGCAGCGAACGCCGCAGGACGACGGCACCGAAGTGATCATCGCCGACATGACGGTGTCGTTCAAACTGGTGCAGGAAACCTTCACCAGCCGCGTCACGCTCGACCGCGCCAATCTCAAGATTCTCGTCGAGTATCTGCAGGGCCCGTTCAGCAATCTGGAAAACCGCTGGACCTTCGTGGCGAAGACCGAGCGCGCCAGCGAAGTCGGCTTCTTCATCGCCTATGAATTCAAGAGCCGCATTTTGGCGACGCTGATGGGCGCGATGTTCGACACCGCCTTCCACCGCTTCGCCGCCGCCTTCGAGACCCGCGCCGATCAGGTCTATGGCGGCGCGCCGAAGCTGTCGCGGGCGTAG
- a CDS encoding CinA family protein, with amino-acid sequence MSGNDARAGSRALARSLLDLCRSRKLTIATAESCTGGLVAGALTDIPGSSDVIDRGFVTYSNEAKHAMLGVETATLNTFGAVSKETALAMAVGALENADVDLAVSITGIAGPGGAVPGKPVGLVHFAVAARDGRIMHREQRFGAIGRSNVRQRSVVEALRMLIEVARGPKPAVKAKRAPAIDVHKRVARTPRRAAASKRVPPKRPVKPKKP; translated from the coding sequence ATGAGCGGCAACGACGCCCGCGCCGGTTCCCGCGCCTTGGCCCGCTCGTTGCTCGATCTGTGCCGCTCGCGCAAGCTCACCATCGCCACCGCCGAATCCTGCACCGGCGGCCTGGTCGCCGGCGCCCTCACCGACATTCCCGGCTCGTCCGACGTGATCGACCGCGGCTTCGTCACCTATTCGAACGAAGCCAAGCACGCCATGCTCGGCGTCGAGACCGCGACGCTCAACACCTTCGGCGCCGTCAGCAAGGAAACCGCCCTGGCGATGGCGGTCGGCGCGCTGGAGAATGCCGACGTCGATCTCGCGGTGTCGATCACCGGCATCGCCGGCCCCGGCGGCGCTGTCCCCGGCAAGCCGGTCGGCCTGGTGCATTTCGCCGTCGCCGCCCGCGACGGCCGCATCATGCACCGAGAGCAGCGCTTCGGCGCGATCGGCCGCAGCAACGTCCGCCAGCGCTCGGTGGTCGAAGCGCTGCGGATGCTGATCGAGGTCGCGCGCGGCCCGAAGCCGGCCGTGAAGGCGAAGCGCGCGCCGGCGATAGACGTCCACAAGCGCGTCGCCCGCACCCCCCGCCGCGCCGCCGCCAGCAAGCGCGTGCCGCCGAAGCGGCCGGTGAAGCCGAAGAAGCCCTGA
- a CDS encoding bifunctional 2-C-methyl-D-erythritol 4-phosphate cytidylyltransferase/2-C-methyl-D-erythritol 2,4-cyclodiphosphate synthase gives MPNAPRTAAIIVAAGRGLRAGAGGPKQYRTLAGRPVIARALQPFCAHPEVFAVQPVTNPDDTAMFNEAVGGLDFRPAVGGGATRQASVRAGLEALAELAPDIVLIHDAARPFVTPDLISRAIVAAGRTGAALPVIAVNDTVKQVDAEGCVVATPDRAQLRIAQTPQAFRFDIILDAHRRAARDGRDDFTDDAAIAEWAGLTVSTFEGDAANMKLTTPEDFSREESRLTAALGDIRTGTGYDVHAFGDGDHVWLCGLKVPHNRGFLAHSDGDVGLHALVDAILGALADGDIGSHFPPTDPQWKGAASDKFLKYAVDRVTARGGRIANLEVTMICERPKIGPLRDPMRQRIAEITGLPVSRIAVKATTSERLGFTGREEGIAATASATIRLPWDADGLAC, from the coding sequence ATGCCGAACGCTCCCCGCACCGCCGCTATCATCGTCGCCGCCGGACGCGGCCTTCGCGCTGGCGCAGGCGGCCCCAAACAATATCGCACGCTCGCCGGACGGCCGGTCATTGCGAGGGCTTTGCAGCCGTTCTGTGCGCATCCGGAGGTGTTCGCGGTCCAGCCCGTGACCAATCCGGACGACACGGCGATGTTCAACGAGGCGGTCGGCGGTCTCGACTTCCGGCCCGCCGTCGGCGGCGGCGCCACCCGGCAGGCGTCGGTCCGCGCCGGGCTGGAGGCGCTGGCCGAGCTCGCCCCGGACATCGTGCTGATCCACGACGCGGCGCGTCCCTTTGTCACGCCCGATCTGATCTCCCGCGCGATCGTCGCGGCCGGCCGGACCGGCGCGGCGCTCCCCGTGATCGCGGTCAACGACACCGTCAAGCAGGTCGATGCCGAGGGCTGCGTCGTGGCGACGCCGGACCGCGCGCAATTGCGGATCGCGCAGACCCCGCAGGCGTTCCGCTTCGACATCATCCTCGATGCGCATCGCCGCGCCGCGCGCGACGGCCGCGACGATTTCACCGATGACGCCGCGATCGCCGAATGGGCGGGATTGACGGTGTCCACGTTCGAGGGCGATGCTGCCAACATGAAACTGACCACGCCGGAAGACTTCTCGCGCGAAGAGAGCCGCCTCACCGCGGCGCTCGGCGATATCCGCACCGGCACCGGCTACGACGTCCATGCCTTCGGCGACGGCGACCACGTCTGGCTGTGCGGGCTGAAGGTGCCGCATAATCGCGGCTTCCTGGCGCATTCCGACGGCGACGTCGGCCTGCACGCGCTGGTCGACGCCATCCTCGGCGCGCTGGCCGACGGCGACATCGGCTCGCACTTCCCGCCGACCGATCCGCAATGGAAGGGCGCGGCGTCCGACAAGTTCCTGAAGTACGCGGTCGACCGCGTCACCGCGCGCGGCGGCCGCATCGCCAATCTCGAAGTGACGATGATCTGCGAGCGGCCGAAGATCGGCCCGTTACGCGACCCGATGCGTCAGCGCATCGCCGAGATCACCGGCCTGCCGGTGTCGCGCATCGCCGTCAAGGCGACCACCAGCGAACGACTCGGCTTCACCGGCCGCGAGGAAGGCATCGCCGCCACCGCGTCCGCCACCATCCGGCTCCCCTGGGACGCCGACGGACTGGCCTGCTAG
- the dusB gene encoding tRNA dihydrouridine synthase DusB: MTRWRQNEQLLTRPTVTGSPPLRIGNIAVANRVLLAPMSGITDAPFRQQVAALGAGLVVSEMTASEDLVQGRAMSVRRCDAIDEGPHVVQLAGCEPHWMAEGARIAEAGGADVIDINMGCPARHVTGGQSGSALMRDLDHALTLIEATIGAVRVPVTLKMRLGWDERSHNAAELARRAEAAGVQLVTVHGRTRNQFYKGEADWRAVRAVRDAVGIPLVVNGDITSYHDAVEALDQSGADAVMIGRGAQGQPWLPGQIGRRLQTGIAEAMPSLADQLAYLRALYDGVLGLYGERIGLRHARKHLGWSLDVAAAASGAPPATLKHWRTTILTEENPARVHHALTDAYDDFAWRAAA, translated from the coding sequence ATGACGCGCTGGCGACAGAATGAGCAGCTTTTGACCCGACCTACAGTAACAGGTTCGCCGCCTTTGAGAATTGGCAATATTGCGGTGGCCAATCGGGTGCTGCTGGCGCCGATGTCTGGCATCACCGATGCGCCTTTTCGCCAGCAGGTCGCAGCTCTCGGGGCCGGACTGGTCGTGTCCGAGATGACGGCGAGCGAAGATCTTGTGCAGGGGCGCGCGATGTCGGTCCGCCGCTGCGACGCCATCGACGAGGGCCCGCATGTGGTTCAGCTCGCCGGCTGCGAGCCGCACTGGATGGCGGAGGGCGCGCGGATCGCCGAAGCCGGCGGCGCCGACGTCATCGATATCAATATGGGCTGCCCGGCGCGGCATGTGACCGGCGGCCAGTCCGGATCGGCGTTGATGCGTGATCTCGACCACGCGCTGACGCTGATCGAAGCGACGATCGGCGCGGTGCGCGTGCCGGTGACGCTGAAGATGCGGCTCGGCTGGGACGAGCGCTCGCACAACGCGGCAGAGCTGGCGCGGCGGGCCGAGGCTGCCGGCGTGCAACTGGTGACCGTGCACGGCCGCACCCGCAATCAGTTCTACAAGGGCGAAGCCGACTGGCGCGCGGTCCGCGCGGTTCGCGACGCCGTCGGCATTCCGCTCGTCGTCAATGGCGATATCACTTCGTATCACGACGCGGTCGAAGCGCTCGATCAGTCCGGCGCCGACGCGGTGATGATCGGCCGCGGCGCGCAGGGGCAGCCCTGGCTGCCCGGCCAGATCGGCCGCCGCCTACAGACCGGGATCGCCGAGGCGATGCCGTCGCTGGCCGATCAGCTCGCTTATCTGCGCGCGCTGTATGACGGCGTGCTCGGCCTGTATGGCGAGCGCATCGGACTGCGCCATGCGCGAAAACACCTCGGCTGGTCGCTCGACGTCGCCGCCGCCGCCAGCGGCGCGCCGCCGGCGACGCTGAAGCACTGGCGGACGACGATCCTCACCGAAGAAAACCCGGCCCGTGTGCATCATGCGCTCACTGACGCCTATGACGATTTCGCCTGGAGAGCCGCCGCATGA